From a single Caldanaerobius fijiensis DSM 17918 genomic region:
- a CDS encoding carbon-nitrogen hydrolase family protein: protein MQKDNKFIQLVAVQFKLNPHDFTQSQNFKAKIDSIMANIKSRIDPKYNTLVVFPEDTGTMLVLDGMDNVIKSSHTLNEGIEKSIRQHIITMGIEKILYRTSWPRTLFLYKSQDMAKTYFETFSNAAKKYEVYIVAGSILLPDYKIKNGKYLSLKPRDNKVYNISYLFGPDGLIIGRQKKVYLIDLEGPQGLDVQPAKLSELKVFNTPMGKIGIAICLDAFKQDVLNELKKQGADILVQPSANPGPWTYEQREDWLNGSWFAVAKQKMFKYAINPMMTGSILDLQFYGQSSIIAADMHTSGPNYFELNSTYGFVSLSKHFDDEEIIIAKVPHP, encoded by the coding sequence ATGCAAAAGGACAATAAATTTATCCAATTGGTGGCTGTACAGTTTAAATTGAATCCTCATGATTTTACCCAATCTCAGAATTTTAAAGCAAAGATAGACTCAATAATGGCTAACATAAAAAGCAGGATTGACCCTAAATACAATACATTAGTCGTTTTCCCAGAAGATACTGGAACAATGCTGGTATTGGATGGAATGGACAATGTCATTAAAAGTTCACATACATTAAATGAAGGTATTGAAAAATCCATAAGACAACACATTATAACAATGGGCATAGAAAAAATACTTTATCGAACCAGCTGGCCTAGAACACTATTTTTGTATAAATCACAAGACATGGCCAAAACATATTTTGAAACATTCTCCAATGCAGCAAAAAAATATGAAGTATATATCGTCGCTGGTTCTATTTTGCTCCCCGACTATAAAATAAAAAATGGTAAATACTTATCTTTAAAACCCAGAGATAACAAAGTATACAATATCTCATATCTTTTTGGTCCGGATGGCTTAATTATAGGAAGACAAAAAAAGGTTTATCTTATCGATCTCGAAGGGCCACAGGGCCTTGATGTTCAGCCAGCCAAACTTTCTGAGCTTAAGGTATTTAACACGCCCATGGGCAAAATAGGTATCGCCATATGTTTGGATGCATTTAAACAGGACGTCTTAAATGAATTAAAAAAGCAGGGTGCTGATATTCTGGTACAGCCATCCGCTAACCCGGGGCCATGGACTTATGAACAAAGGGAAGACTGGTTAAACGGTTCATGGTTCGCAGTAGCAAAGCAAAAGATGTTTAAATACGCTATCAACCCCATGATGACAGGCAGTATTTTAGATCTTCAGTTTTATGGCCAATCATCCATAATCGCAGCAGATATGCACACATCAGGACCTAATTATTTTGAGCTTAATAGCACCTATGGATTTGTCTCATTATCGAAACACTTTGATGATGAGGAAATAATTATAGCTAAGGTTCCACACCCTTGA
- a CDS encoding PaaI family thioesterase, producing the protein MEIKNDGLDRAVFDKIVWINNKMNFQNHVGVEVKEVGKGYAILQLKFNEEHANTIGIAHGGVTATLLDAAMGTAAFTTGKDVVTLEMKVNFLAPGKIGSVATAEGRVLHYGNKTIVTEGKIFDENGGLMALATGTYFVMK; encoded by the coding sequence GTGGAGATAAAAAACGATGGATTGGATAGAGCAGTGTTTGATAAAATTGTCTGGATTAATAATAAAATGAATTTTCAAAATCATGTGGGCGTTGAGGTAAAAGAAGTAGGGAAAGGTTATGCAATTTTGCAATTGAAGTTTAATGAAGAACATGCAAATACGATAGGTATTGCGCATGGTGGTGTGACTGCCACGTTATTAGATGCTGCAATGGGTACAGCGGCCTTTACAACAGGGAAAGATGTGGTTACTCTTGAGATGAAGGTAAACTTTCTAGCACCTGGTAAAATCGGAAGTGTTGCTACAGCAGAAGGCAGGGTGTTGCACTATGGAAATAAGACCATTGTCACAGAAGGTAAAATATTTGATGAAAATGGTGGACTTATGGCATTGGCAACAGGTACTTATTTTGTCATGAAGTGA